A single window of Gossypium arboreum isolate Shixiya-1 chromosome 13, ASM2569848v2, whole genome shotgun sequence DNA harbors:
- the LOC108462788 gene encoding uncharacterized protein LOC108462788: MIFINTLKAPFINHMLGGATKSFTDIVMSGKMIENAIMSGKIEAGESARRSAPKKRENKVDNVSMGHVKPITVNQPRSTVTGQQASTGHEPNTRQKTEKLQFTPIPITYRELVVEKLINVVVVKFDDTPGTENPLPNHTVNAVNVIVENMGRRVKLDIVEVKTPMREVLKKMVERGLIIQDFESKSREAGNYCEFHGEKDHEIETCDEFRVLVQGLMNNKELEFLEFVDEKDVFASEDGLIKWVGEVNHPVVIISRPEITGAGTRTTPKVVIQKPAAFSYKDDKRAHWSYNCNVKSSEEGRLVSTLDMKVEPVKERTKSLVNEPITADEAKEFLKFLIHSEYSVVEQLYKQPARTSILTLLQNSEAHRNALMKVLNETYVAEDISVNKLDCLVSNISVENFISFSDNEILPGGMGSINALHITTRYKGYTLPGVLIDNGSALNVLPLSILNRLPIDNSHMKTCQNIVRAFDGTKRKVMGRIEVPLQIRPNTYEVDFLVMDIRPFYNCLLGTPWIHSAGAVPSSLYQKLKLVAEGRLIIVNTEKDIIASIASNAPYIKNKDEVIECSFWSLEFINTTFIIEGDKIPTPELSEATRMSLQLMVGKGASLGRGLRKYLHRRVKVPVFVEKWDRFGLGHKPDTKQKKEELVRKQEKRRAPLSGAEVKWESMNFPHISNTFVLGGIIHLE, encoded by the exons ATGATTttcattaatactttgaaggcACCTTTTATCAATCACATGTTGGGAGGCGCGACAAAGAGTTTCACGGACATAGTGATGTCCGGTAAAATGATAGAGAATGCGATAATGAGTGGAAAGATAGAGGCTGGGGAAAGCGCTAGGAGGTCAGCCccaaagaagagagaaaataagGTCGACAATGTGAGCATGGGTCATGTAAAACCAATCACAGTTAATCAACCAAGATCGACGGTCACAGGCCAGCAAGCTTCGACAGGACATGAACCCAATACAAGGCAGAAAACGGAGAAGCTCCAGTTTACCCCTATTCCTATAACGTATCGGGAGCT AGTAGTCGAAAAGCTTATCAACGTGGTTgttgtgaagtttgatgatacACCAGGTACGGAAAACCCGTTACCTAATCATACTGTTAATGCGGTGAACGTGATAGTCGAGAATATGGGAAGGAGAGTTAAGTTGGATATAGTGGAAGTGAAAACCCCGATGAGGGAGGTTTTAAAAAAGATGGTAGAGAGAGGTCTAATCATACAAGACTTTGAGAGTAAATCCCGAGAAGCAGGAAACTATTGTGAATTCCACGGAGAGAAGGACCATGAGATTGAAACATGCGATGAATTCAGAGTCTTGGTACAGGGTCTAATGAACAACAAGGAGTTGGAGTTCCTTGAGTTTGTTGATGAGAAAGATGTGTTTGCCTCTGAGGATGGGCTAATAAAGTGGGTCGGTGAGGTCAATCACCCAGTGGTGATCATTTCACGACCGGAAATCACTGGAGCTGGAACAAGAACGACACCAAAAGTGGTGATTCAGAAACCGGCAGCTTTTTCTTACAAGGATGACAAAAGGGCGCATTGGAGTTATAATTGTAATGTGAAGTCGTCAGAAGAGGGGAGGTTGGTCAGCACGCTAGATATGAAAGTCGAGCCTGTAAAAGAGAGGACAAAATCGCTGGTTAATGAACCGATAACAGCAGATGAAGCTAAGGAATTTCTGAAGTTTCTGATACACAGTGAGTATAGTGTTGTGGAGCAGTTGTACAAGCAGCCAGCTCGTACCTCGATACTAACTTTGCTCCAAAATTCGGAGGCGCACCGTAATGCGTTGATGAAGGTGTTGAATGAAACCTATGTCGCTGAAGACATCTCAGTGAACAAACTAGACTGTCTCGTCAGCAATATTAGTGTTGAAAACTTCATTTCTTTCAGCGATAATGAAATACTACCAGGTGGCATGGGGTCTATCAATGCTCTACACATCACTACCCGGTACAAAGGGTATACACtaccgggggtattgattgacaatgggtcgGCGCTAAATGTCTTGCCCCTATCCATATTGAACAGGTTACCCATAGATAACTCTCATATGAAGACATGTCAGAACATAGTGAGAGCATTCGATGGCACCAAGAGGAAGGTAATGGGTAGGATTGAGGTCCCTCTTCAGATCAGACCCAACACGTATGAGGTAGACTTTCTCGTGATGGACATCAGACCCTTTTATAATTGTTTACTAGGGACGCCTTGGATTCATTCAGCAGGAGCAGTACCGTCATCGTTGTACCAGAAGCTGAAGTTAGTGGCAGAGGGCCGACTAATAATAGTAAATACAGAGAAAGACATTATCGCATCCATTGCTAGTAATGCGCCATACATCAAGAACAAGGATGAAGTGATTGAGTGTTCCTTCTGGTCATTGGAGTTCATAAACACAACTTTTATCATTGAAGGAGACAAGATTCCAACGCCAGAGTTATCTGAAGCTACAAGGATGAGCTTACAACTAATGGTAGGAAAAGGAGCATCGCTTGGAAGGGGGCTCAGAAAATACCTCCACAGACGAGTCAAAGTACCAGTTTTTGTTGAAAAATGGGATCGTTTTGGCTTGGGACATAAGCCAGACACCAAACAAAAAAAAGAAGAGCTAGTGAGGAAACAGGAGAAACGAAGGGCACCATTGAGTGGGGCAGAGGTCAAGTGGGAGTCAATGAATTTTCCCCATATATCCAATACATTCGTGTTAGGCGGAATTATTCATCTTGAGTAA